The proteins below come from a single Desulfitobacterium metallireducens DSM 15288 genomic window:
- a CDS encoding spore germination protein, whose amino-acid sequence MNKELGVPDSFDIVLREMSIGGKKVAIYSVNGMVNTQVVSLILEALIDLERADLVVNALSKLVKGRIVNLQVSEVETMDKIFYFLLSGPMVILVEGQEKAIIVDVRTFPARAPQEPDIEKVTRGSRDGFVETMVFNTALIRRRMRDPKLRMKLVQVGTRSKTDVCVAYIEDVTNLELVRKITEELQGIQVDGIPMAEKSVEEFILGSKFWNPYPRVRYTERPDVATTHLLEGHVIIIVDTSPSVIIAPVTYWHHLQHAEEYRQEPIVGAYLRFVRYIGIFVSVFLLPLWLAGALNPDVLPEWLKWIGVSQPGKVGLLPQILIAEFGVDLMRMAAIHTPSPLSTALGLVATFMLGDIAIKVGLFTPEIVMYIAIVSVGTFATPSYELAQANRLARLFLVIMTFIGNFIGFGIGIIAVFILLLRTKSFGVPYLWPVIPFDGKAVGKALFRSPVTLQNTRPSILKPQDESRQPQKTKK is encoded by the coding sequence ATGAATAAAGAACTGGGTGTACCCGATAGCTTTGACATAGTTTTACGCGAAATGTCTATTGGTGGGAAAAAAGTCGCGATCTATTCTGTCAATGGTATGGTGAACACGCAGGTTGTCAGTCTAATCCTTGAAGCACTCATCGATTTAGAACGAGCAGATTTGGTCGTTAATGCGTTATCGAAATTGGTTAAAGGTCGGATCGTTAACTTACAGGTCTCTGAAGTCGAAACGATGGACAAAATTTTTTACTTTCTACTGTCCGGTCCGATGGTCATTTTGGTTGAAGGTCAGGAAAAAGCAATCATTGTAGATGTTCGGACGTTCCCTGCTCGAGCCCCACAAGAACCAGATATTGAGAAGGTTACAAGGGGATCAAGGGATGGTTTCGTAGAGACGATGGTTTTTAATACCGCCTTGATTCGTAGACGGATGCGCGATCCAAAGTTAAGGATGAAGCTCGTTCAAGTTGGAACACGGTCCAAAACGGATGTCTGTGTGGCCTATATCGAAGATGTAACGAATCTTGAACTTGTTCGTAAGATAACTGAAGAACTGCAAGGAATTCAAGTCGACGGGATTCCCATGGCTGAAAAAAGCGTGGAGGAGTTTATTTTAGGGAGTAAGTTTTGGAATCCCTACCCCCGGGTGAGGTACACGGAAAGACCGGATGTAGCAACAACTCATCTCTTAGAGGGGCATGTGATTATTATCGTAGATACATCGCCCTCCGTCATTATTGCCCCGGTTACTTATTGGCACCATCTGCAACATGCTGAAGAGTATAGGCAAGAACCTATCGTTGGTGCTTACTTGCGTTTTGTGCGGTATATTGGAATTTTCGTGTCCGTTTTTTTACTGCCCTTATGGTTAGCAGGAGCTTTAAATCCAGATGTATTGCCGGAATGGCTCAAGTGGATTGGAGTTTCGCAACCGGGTAAGGTGGGTCTTCTTCCTCAGATTCTCATCGCTGAATTCGGTGTGGATTTGATGAGAATGGCTGCGATTCATACCCCTTCTCCATTATCCACAGCCTTAGGTTTAGTGGCCACGTTTATGTTGGGGGACATCGCGATTAAAGTGGGCTTATTTACACCCGAAATTGTCATGTATATCGCGATTGTTTCGGTGGGTACCTTTGCGACCCCTAGTTATGAACTCGCTCAGGCGAATCGCTTGGCTCGGCTTTTTTTAGTGATCATGACTTTTATCGGAAATTTTATTGGCTTTGGAATAGGAATTATTGCTGTGTTCATTTTGCTATTGCGGACAAAATCCTTTGGCGTTCCTTATCTATGGCCAGTTATCCCTTTTGATGGTAAGGCTGTAGGAAAGGCTCTTTTCCGTTCACCGGTGACGCTTCAGAATACAAGACCAAGTATTCTGAAGCCGCAAGATGAATCGCGACAACCCCAAAAAACTAAAAAATAG
- a CDS encoding STAS domain-containing protein, whose amino-acid sequence MLMDKKIERQTLTLCLAGELDMRTSENLRQAIDTEIDRRGIRIVILDLHDVTFVDSSGLGVILGRYKKLLPLGGKILIKHVPPHIYKIMELSGLPKIIPFESESSDVGRTGNVQ is encoded by the coding sequence TTGCTCATGGATAAAAAAATAGAGCGTCAGACATTGACCTTGTGTTTAGCAGGAGAGCTAGATATGAGAACTTCGGAAAATCTGCGCCAAGCCATCGATACAGAAATTGACCGTCGCGGAATACGAATCGTGATCCTGGACCTTCATGATGTTACCTTTGTCGATAGTTCTGGGTTAGGAGTGATACTCGGACGATACAAAAAACTTCTCCCACTGGGCGGAAAAATCTTAATCAAACACGTACCCCCTCATATTTATAAAATTATGGAGCTATCCGGGTTACCGAAGATCATCCCCTTTGAAAGTGAATCTTCAGATGTAGGAAGGACGGGAAATGTTCAATGA
- a CDS encoding D-alanyl-D-alanine carboxypeptidase family protein: MRKGLTLILALALVLGNLGVVQAAPATAPAQGAELQTEAASAILMDAESGQILYQKEANKELAPASVTKLMTMLVAADAVESGRVKLTDKVTASENACSLGGSQIYLEPGESFSLEEMLISIAVGSANDACVAVAEHISGSHEAFVNEMNKKAQDLGCKNTHFANAYGLPAEGHYTSAYDLALMGRAALKYPLVKKLTAIKEYDIRDGKFKLWNTNKLLWWYQGADGFKTGWTNEAKYCLASTVERDGLRLIAVVMGVPQVRGHFAESMKIYNYGFAKYAHKEFAPASQKQGVVQVRKGAESEVVAVTEQALGVTVEKGKDKNIWVETKLNPDIEAPVQQGQKLGEVLLYRENELLNQVNLVAEKPIAKAGLYQQMTRTLQGVFGF, translated from the coding sequence ATGCGTAAAGGATTGACGTTAATATTAGCCTTAGCGCTGGTATTAGGAAATCTAGGGGTTGTACAGGCGGCGCCTGCAACTGCACCGGCACAAGGGGCAGAATTACAAACCGAGGCCGCAAGCGCAATTTTAATGGATGCGGAATCAGGGCAGATTCTATATCAGAAGGAAGCGAACAAAGAACTTGCCCCTGCAAGTGTGACAAAGCTTATGACTATGCTTGTTGCAGCGGATGCAGTTGAGTCAGGGCGTGTCAAACTGACCGATAAAGTGACAGCGAGTGAAAATGCTTGTAGTTTAGGAGGTTCACAAATTTATTTAGAGCCGGGTGAATCCTTTTCCCTTGAAGAAATGTTGATTTCCATAGCTGTAGGTTCGGCCAATGATGCGTGTGTTGCAGTTGCCGAGCATATTAGTGGGAGTCATGAAGCCTTTGTTAATGAAATGAATAAAAAAGCTCAAGATTTGGGATGTAAAAATACGCATTTTGCGAATGCCTATGGATTACCGGCTGAAGGACACTATACGAGTGCTTATGATCTAGCATTGATGGGTCGAGCGGCCTTGAAATATCCGCTGGTCAAAAAATTAACCGCGATTAAAGAATATGATATACGTGATGGTAAGTTTAAATTGTGGAATACGAATAAGCTGCTGTGGTGGTACCAGGGAGCAGATGGTTTTAAGACGGGTTGGACCAACGAAGCAAAATATTGTCTGGCTTCGACGGTAGAACGAGACGGACTCCGTCTGATTGCCGTGGTTATGGGCGTTCCTCAAGTGCGCGGGCATTTTGCCGAATCTATGAAAATCTATAATTATGGATTTGCCAAATATGCACATAAAGAGTTTGCACCTGCTTCTCAAAAACAGGGTGTTGTTCAAGTCCGTAAGGGAGCGGAAAGTGAAGTTGTGGCAGTAACTGAACAAGCCTTAGGTGTAACTGTTGAAAAAGGTAAAGATAAAAATATCTGGGTCGAGACAAAACTCAACCCAGACATAGAAGCTCCAGTTCAACAAGGACAGAAATTGGGAGAAGTCCTTCTTTACCGTGAAAATGAACTTCTGAACCAGGTTAACTTGGTGGCCGAGAAACCTATTGCTAAAGCAGGATTATATCAGCAAATGACGCGGACACTACAAGGAGTCTTTGGGTTTTGA
- the spoVAE gene encoding stage V sporulation protein AE produces MFEQIIPAFIVGGLICVIGQLLMDLTKPAFTPAHVLVTFVTGGAILGALGVYGPLVKFAGAGASVPLSGFGYLLSKGAMEAVDKRGLMGAFSGGVEAAAIGIASAVLFGYLVSITFNPKG; encoded by the coding sequence ATGTTTGAGCAGATTATTCCGGCCTTTATTGTGGGAGGGCTGATTTGTGTGATTGGACAGCTCCTGATGGACTTAACAAAACCCGCTTTTACACCAGCTCATGTTTTGGTGACCTTTGTTACGGGTGGAGCCATTTTAGGGGCATTAGGAGTATATGGGCCCTTAGTAAAATTCGCGGGAGCAGGGGCGAGTGTTCCTCTCTCAGGATTTGGTTACTTGCTGTCCAAAGGAGCCATGGAGGCTGTCGACAAAAGAGGCTTGATGGGAGCTTTTTCAGGAGGTGTGGAAGCGGCAGCAATTGGGATCGCAAGCGCTGTGCTTTTTGGTTATCTCGTATCGATTACCTTTAATCCCAAGGGATAG
- the spoVAC gene encoding stage V sporulation protein AC, with protein MPGEKLRPPNVNITQQEYQNLTKSMTPKPTVMRNSLRAFLVGGLICTNGQLIINLLVLTGLERTEASAAATAILILLGALLTGLGIYDEIGKFAGAGSIVPVTGFSNSVVAPALEFKREGYVMGVGARLFTVAGPVLVYGITTSIVVGIIYYLVRF; from the coding sequence ATGCCCGGAGAAAAGTTAAGACCACCCAATGTGAATATTACCCAACAAGAGTATCAAAATTTAACGAAGTCGATGACCCCTAAACCTACCGTTATGCGTAATTCTCTGCGTGCGTTTTTAGTGGGAGGGCTAATCTGTACGAATGGGCAACTGATCATCAATTTGCTTGTGCTGACAGGATTAGAGAGAACAGAAGCTTCCGCAGCTGCTACGGCCATTCTGATCTTGCTGGGGGCACTGCTCACGGGGCTTGGAATATACGATGAAATTGGTAAATTTGCTGGGGCAGGTTCAATTGTACCTGTCACAGGTTTTTCAAATTCGGTGGTCGCGCCAGCTTTAGAGTTCAAACGAGAAGGGTATGTTATGGGGGTAGGAGCTCGTCTTTTTACTGTGGCTGGTCCGGTTTTAGTCTATGGAATTACGACATCAATTGTCGTAGGAATTATTTATTATTTAGTGCGATTTTAA
- the spoIIAB gene encoding anti-sigma F factor gives MNKNSLALTFSSIAENVSIARMLIASIGAQLDLSLNDIEELKVVVSEAVSNAIIHGYQNDPDKLVILEIEFNDELLRIIVRDQGCGIFDVEQAMQPAYSSDPERMGLGFVFMQSFMDELTVDSIVDQGTTVTMVKDLNKNHPSLH, from the coding sequence ATGAATAAAAATAGTTTAGCTCTCACCTTCTCTAGTATTGCCGAAAATGTTAGTATTGCACGCATGCTCATCGCTTCAATTGGTGCACAGCTTGATCTTTCCCTCAATGATATTGAGGAGTTAAAAGTAGTTGTCTCTGAAGCAGTCTCAAATGCCATCATTCATGGTTATCAAAATGATCCGGACAAGCTCGTCATACTTGAAATCGAATTTAATGACGAACTATTGCGAATTATTGTGCGTGATCAAGGATGTGGAATATTTGACGTAGAACAAGCGATGCAACCCGCCTATAGTTCTGATCCAGAGCGGATGGGCCTCGGCTTCGTCTTTATGCAATCTTTCATGGACGAACTAACCGTTGACTCTATTGTGGATCAAGGAACAACCGTAACTATGGTCAAGGACCTGAACAAAAATCACCCCTCCTTGCATTAG
- the spoVAD gene encoding stage V sporulation protein AD, whose product MNLKRIGNQTVVFANPPVILSSYSVVGPKEGQGPLSKTFSKVMQDNLNGNKSWEVAESKMLEEALQGAVKQSKVKTEELDYMLAGDLLNQIISANFAARTMGFPFIGIYGACSTMALSMAVGSMLIDGQFARNVLVGVSSHHDTAERQYRSPTEQGSQRAMSAQWTVTGAGSVVLSQSGTGPRITAATIGRVLDYGEKDVNNMGAAMAPAVADTILNHMKDLNRTPGDYDLIVSGDLGQVGLHLAKEVLKRSGMETANQFNDCGVMIYDSSQDVHAGGSGCACSAVVFAGEIMQKLISKQYQRVLLVGSGSLHSPTSALQGESIPGVGHAVVIEA is encoded by the coding sequence ATGAATCTTAAACGCATTGGAAATCAAACGGTGGTTTTTGCAAATCCACCCGTCATTCTTTCGTCCTATTCGGTGGTTGGACCGAAGGAAGGACAAGGGCCCTTGAGTAAGACGTTTAGTAAAGTTATGCAGGATAATCTGAATGGAAATAAATCATGGGAGGTCGCCGAGAGCAAAATGCTCGAAGAGGCGCTGCAAGGAGCGGTTAAGCAGTCTAAAGTCAAGACTGAAGAACTGGATTACATGTTGGCTGGGGATTTGCTTAATCAGATTATTTCCGCTAACTTCGCGGCACGTACGATGGGTTTTCCGTTTATCGGAATTTATGGGGCATGTTCGACAATGGCCTTAAGCATGGCTGTGGGAAGTATGTTAATCGACGGGCAGTTTGCTCGCAATGTTCTAGTTGGCGTTTCCAGTCATCATGATACTGCTGAACGGCAATACCGTTCACCTACAGAACAAGGAAGTCAACGCGCAATGAGCGCTCAATGGACAGTTACAGGGGCGGGGAGTGTTGTGCTTTCTCAATCCGGGACAGGTCCGCGAATTACGGCTGCAACGATCGGCCGAGTTCTGGATTATGGCGAAAAGGATGTCAATAATATGGGGGCGGCTATGGCGCCGGCAGTAGCTGATACCATTTTAAATCATATGAAGGATTTAAACCGGACACCTGGAGATTATGATTTGATTGTTTCAGGGGACTTAGGGCAAGTCGGTTTACACCTAGCCAAGGAAGTCTTGAAACGAAGTGGTATGGAAACGGCGAACCAATTCAACGATTGTGGCGTCATGATCTACGATTCGAGTCAGGATGTACATGCCGGGGGAAGCGGTTGTGCCTGCTCCGCGGTTGTTTTTGCCGGTGAGATCATGCAGAAGTTGATTTCGAAGCAGTACCAACGCGTGTTGCTTGTCGGGAGTGGATCCTTGCATAGCCCGACTTCGGCTTTACAGGGAGAATCTATTCCAGGGGTTGGACATGCTGTCGTGATTGAAGCCTGA
- a CDS encoding LytR/AlgR family response regulator transcription factor encodes MRVLIADDERPARDELHYLLKQIEGIEVIGEAACGEEVLEQVRKLNPDVLFLDIQMPDASGIDIARQLFVEKTNPVIVFVTAFDQYAVEAFAVNAIDYLLKPIHVERLNETITRLNRSYEIMHSLSESDITQENDPHSQEIKDYEDTSGEYLRKLDMIYHSLNPTAHKLKIEENGKIYLIPSSDILYATIDERLVRVVTEQKSYLTNYTLSDLEGMLGPSFLRVHKSYLANVDKIESIVPWFNNTYNLIMKDRYEIPVSRTNVKSFRQRMGL; translated from the coding sequence ATGAGAGTCTTAATTGCTGATGATGAACGTCCAGCGCGAGATGAACTCCATTATTTGCTAAAACAAATCGAAGGAATTGAAGTGATTGGTGAAGCAGCCTGCGGAGAAGAAGTCTTAGAGCAGGTTAGGAAACTTAATCCGGATGTGCTTTTCTTGGATATTCAAATGCCTGATGCCTCTGGAATTGACATCGCCCGTCAATTGTTCGTGGAGAAAACCAATCCTGTTATTGTATTTGTGACAGCTTTTGATCAGTATGCAGTTGAGGCTTTTGCAGTTAATGCGATTGACTATTTGCTTAAGCCCATTCATGTGGAACGATTGAACGAAACGATCACTCGCTTAAATAGAAGCTACGAAATCATGCACTCCTTGTCCGAAAGCGATATTACGCAAGAAAACGATCCACATTCACAAGAGATTAAGGATTATGAAGATACTTCTGGAGAATATCTCAGAAAATTAGACATGATATATCATTCTTTAAATCCCACAGCCCACAAACTAAAGATTGAAGAGAATGGAAAAATCTATTTGATCCCGAGCTCGGATATTCTCTATGCTACGATTGATGAACGGTTAGTGAGGGTTGTGACTGAGCAAAAAAGTTATTTGACCAATTACACTCTGAGTGACTTGGAAGGAATGCTTGGACCTTCTTTTTTGCGAGTTCATAAGAGTTATCTGGCGAACGTGGATAAAATCGAATCCATCGTGCCATGGTTTAATAATACCTATAATCTAATCATGAAAGACCGTTATGAAATTCCAGTGAGCCGGACGAATGTTAAAAGCTTCCGTCAACGTATGGGTTTGTAG
- a CDS encoding acyl-CoA dehydratase activase-related protein, whose protein sequence is MKLGYPRALTYYDYYPFWAGFLRELDIELVSTPQTNRDIMEIGLKKAPAETCLPIKILVGHLNALSDVDAVFLPRLVSMEKNTYLCPKVLGLPESVLGVIPAGLEVLSVDINRQAGVHSVLKNLIQWGKCLGKSKHQIQHAFAEGERWLQTYHEMRRQGWSFEESMECFENIAESEKLNNLGLTADPPLGPNRNQKWPEMQNNSGEAAEEEHRPTIALLGHSYLTYETYANLDLLSKLAEKANLRVVENVPLAVTQAKQKLLRKSIFWSHAQKIYGAGESYLEDPEVDGIIYLSCFGCGTDSVTNDLLARRARAEQKPYLVVTLDEHTGEAGLITRLEAFLDMLERRNRHEGHLPTHGECLDYHSSSI, encoded by the coding sequence TTGAAATTAGGTTATCCCCGTGCGTTAACCTATTATGATTATTATCCGTTTTGGGCAGGATTTTTACGAGAATTAGATATTGAACTTGTGAGTACGCCACAGACCAATCGGGACATAATGGAAATCGGCTTAAAAAAAGCTCCAGCGGAAACGTGCCTTCCGATTAAAATACTTGTGGGTCATCTTAATGCGCTGAGTGATGTAGATGCCGTTTTTCTGCCACGCTTAGTCAGTATGGAAAAAAACACATATCTTTGTCCTAAGGTACTGGGACTTCCCGAAAGCGTTCTTGGGGTAATCCCAGCAGGCCTTGAGGTACTCAGCGTGGATATCAATCGGCAGGCTGGAGTACATAGTGTCCTCAAGAACTTGATTCAATGGGGAAAATGTTTAGGGAAAAGTAAACACCAAATTCAGCACGCTTTTGCTGAAGGAGAACGTTGGCTTCAGACCTATCATGAAATGCGCAGGCAGGGTTGGAGTTTTGAGGAAAGCATGGAATGTTTCGAAAATATAGCGGAGTCAGAAAAACTCAATAATTTGGGTTTGACAGCTGATCCTCCTTTAGGGCCCAATAGAAATCAAAAATGGCCGGAAATGCAAAATAATTCGGGAGAGGCAGCGGAGGAAGAACATCGCCCTACAATTGCGCTCCTGGGGCATAGCTATTTAACCTATGAAACGTATGCCAATCTTGATCTTCTTTCAAAGTTAGCGGAGAAAGCAAATCTCAGGGTGGTTGAAAATGTTCCGTTAGCGGTAACTCAAGCAAAACAGAAACTTCTTAGAAAAAGTATCTTCTGGAGCCATGCGCAGAAAATTTATGGAGCAGGGGAGTCTTATCTTGAAGATCCAGAAGTCGATGGGATCATTTATCTTTCGTGTTTTGGTTGTGGGACGGATTCGGTAACGAACGATCTCCTTGCACGACGAGCAAGAGCGGAGCAAAAGCCTTATCTTGTGGTTACGCTGGACGAACATACAGGTGAAGCGGGCCTAATTACCCGCTTAGAGGCTTTCCTTGACATGCTAGAGAGGAGAAATAGACATGAAGGTCACCTTCCCACACATGGGGAATGCCTGGATTATCATTCAAGCTCTATTTGA
- the sigF gene encoding RNA polymerase sporulation sigma factor SigF: MIQRLTEMNLPRFPLLSDEEMMRLLHEAQEGNEEAREKLVNCNLKLIFNLVQRFSRRGYELEDLFQIGTIGLIKAIDKFDFSYGVKFSTYAVPMIIGEIRRFLRDDHPIKVPRSYKELVYKVNRAREQLSATLGREPTIGEIAEEIEVEREDIVSALEAVQSPTSIHDTLYQDDSDPIYVLDQLPLDKDLEPSWFEKIALNEVLDKLSEREKHVILMRFFEDKTQSEIAAQLHLSQVQISRIERAALHHIRELLQVNPSKPKDSL, translated from the coding sequence ATGATTCAAAGATTAACTGAAATGAATCTTCCTCGCTTTCCTCTGCTTTCAGATGAAGAAATGATGCGCCTGTTACATGAAGCTCAGGAGGGTAATGAAGAAGCCCGAGAAAAATTGGTGAATTGCAACCTCAAATTGATTTTCAACCTTGTTCAACGCTTCTCTCGCCGGGGATATGAATTAGAAGATCTCTTTCAAATTGGCACGATCGGCTTGATTAAGGCTATTGATAAATTTGATTTTAGCTATGGTGTGAAATTCTCAACCTATGCTGTTCCCATGATTATCGGCGAAATTCGACGCTTCCTTCGCGATGATCATCCGATTAAAGTCCCCCGATCTTATAAAGAACTTGTGTATAAGGTCAACCGAGCACGCGAACAACTGTCGGCCACCCTTGGTCGAGAACCTACCATTGGTGAAATTGCCGAAGAAATCGAAGTCGAACGTGAAGACATTGTTTCCGCTCTTGAAGCGGTCCAAAGTCCAACTTCAATTCATGACACGCTTTACCAGGACGACTCTGACCCAATTTATGTCTTAGATCAGCTTCCGTTGGATAAAGATCTGGAACCGAGTTGGTTTGAAAAAATCGCCCTCAATGAGGTTCTCGACAAGCTTTCCGAACGTGAAAAACACGTTATTTTAATGCGTTTCTTTGAAGATAAGACGCAAAGTGAAATTGCTGCCCAACTCCATCTCTCCCAAGTCCAAATCTCACGAATTGAGCGGGCAGCACTTCACCATATCCGAGAACTCCTACAAGTTAATCCCTCAAAACCCAAAGACTCCTTGTAG
- a CDS encoding sensor histidine kinase, whose protein sequence is MIWLLFERLALNTSLIITLAYLVSKTKIFKKTLRHKASKRDKILLVIVFGAMGIAGTYTGIEIKGALANSRVVGVVAAGLLGGPLMGIGAGLLAGGHRALLGGFTAFSCGVATILEGLFAGLIHRKLGGKRLSWKQALLAGMEAEVLQMLVILLLTRPFEQAWDLVEVIGLPMIIINGIGIAIFIGVVQTALEEEQIGALEAQKALKIANQTLTILRAGLNENTALRVAQIIYDQTDMAAVALTDREKILAHVGKASDHHKSGTIIQTQATWLALESGELMLADTTEEIGCREKNCPLSAALVVPLRVGDRVIGTLKIYREHGQKISPVDWEFGAGLGMLFSTQLEVAELEERAQLVTEAELRALQAQINPHFLFNAINTIVSFCRTDSEKARQLLFQLGDFFRKNLQSGEKFVTLQEECEHIRSYLAIEQARFSDRLQVEEKVEEDALSYRLPGLTLQPLVENALKHGVYRGKGQGVIRILAWLEPEYLVIQIKDNGVGISPEKLELIRQGVKISTTGLGIGIQNVAQRLKYVYHNQAQFSIDSTVGEGTCVTLTIPRNLSSELKEM, encoded by the coding sequence ATGATCTGGCTCCTCTTTGAGCGTTTGGCTTTAAATACCAGTTTAATTATAACGCTAGCTTATCTTGTCAGTAAAACTAAAATTTTTAAAAAGACGTTACGCCATAAGGCGAGTAAAAGAGATAAAATTTTACTGGTTATTGTTTTTGGAGCAATGGGGATTGCAGGGACGTATACGGGAATTGAAATTAAGGGGGCCTTAGCCAACTCACGTGTCGTCGGGGTTGTTGCTGCAGGCTTATTGGGTGGCCCTTTGATGGGAATTGGGGCAGGTTTGCTCGCTGGAGGACATCGCGCTTTACTTGGAGGGTTTACTGCGTTTTCCTGTGGAGTCGCAACAATCCTTGAGGGGTTATTTGCGGGTTTAATTCACCGCAAACTTGGGGGTAAACGTTTGAGCTGGAAGCAAGCCTTGTTGGCGGGTATGGAAGCAGAAGTTCTTCAGATGCTCGTTATTTTGTTACTCACACGACCTTTCGAGCAGGCTTGGGATTTGGTAGAAGTGATCGGCTTGCCTATGATTATTATCAATGGAATTGGGATTGCTATCTTTATCGGAGTCGTTCAGACAGCGTTAGAAGAAGAGCAAATTGGCGCCTTAGAAGCCCAAAAAGCGTTAAAAATTGCTAACCAAACGCTGACCATCTTGCGAGCAGGCTTAAACGAGAACACGGCTTTACGTGTAGCACAAATCATCTATGATCAAACGGATATGGCGGCAGTGGCCCTAACCGATCGCGAAAAAATTCTGGCTCATGTGGGAAAAGCATCAGATCATCATAAAAGTGGAACGATCATTCAAACCCAAGCCACTTGGCTCGCTTTAGAATCAGGTGAGTTAATGCTGGCAGATACTACTGAGGAAATTGGCTGCAGGGAAAAGAACTGTCCTTTGTCAGCTGCCTTAGTTGTTCCTCTAAGGGTTGGGGATAGGGTGATTGGAACATTGAAGATTTACCGAGAGCATGGTCAAAAGATTAGTCCGGTTGATTGGGAATTCGGGGCAGGTTTAGGAATGCTATTCTCTACACAACTGGAGGTGGCTGAGTTGGAAGAGCGTGCTCAACTGGTGACTGAGGCGGAGCTCAGAGCTCTTCAGGCCCAAATTAACCCCCATTTTCTTTTTAATGCGATTAACACAATCGTATCGTTTTGTCGAACGGATTCTGAAAAGGCACGCCAACTTCTTTTTCAGCTGGGGGACTTTTTTCGTAAAAACTTACAAAGTGGCGAGAAATTTGTAACACTTCAGGAAGAATGTGAACATATCCGATCTTACTTAGCGATTGAACAAGCTCGCTTTTCTGATCGCCTTCAGGTGGAAGAGAAGGTTGAAGAGGATGCTCTCAGTTATCGTTTACCGGGCTTAACCTTGCAACCTCTTGTGGAAAATGCACTGAAACATGGGGTTTATCGAGGTAAAGGACAGGGAGTTATTCGGATTTTAGCATGGCTCGAACCTGAATATTTAGTAATTCAAATCAAAGATAATGGTGTAGGAATTTCCCCGGAAAAGCTGGAACTCATTCGACAAGGTGTAAAGATATCCACGACTGGGCTCGGCATAGGAATTCAAAATGTTGCCCAAAGATTAAAATATGTCTATCATAATCAGGCTCAGTTCTCCATTGATAGCACAGTTGGAGAAGGAACCTGTGTTACCCTAACGATCCCTAGAAATCTTTCGAGTGAATTGAAGGAGATGTGA